A stretch of DNA from Maridesulfovibrio sp.:
GGAGTTTCAAGCTCCCTGAGGGCTTCCAGTGTCTTTACGGTCAGCCCGTGAGGATCGCTGCCGCCCATGGTGATGAGCAGTTGCGGTGTGGTCTGTGTTTTGTCGGTTTTGCAGCAACCTGAAAATTCATTGCGCAGCGGGATGTATTGCCAGCCCTTGAAAATTTTTCCCCTGAAGCCGCTCCAGTCCAGTTCATCCACCTGCGGAACAGGAGGGTAGAAGGCCAGTTCGCACCTGATGCGGTTGTCTGTGGGGTCGTCAAGTGTAGCAAGCATTGCGCCTGACTTTTTTGCCCGATCAAAAAAAACATTATCCAGAGGAATCAGCAGGTCCAGAATTGCGGCTGGCTCGCCGGTGAACTCCCACCCGTTGAAGTCGGCGACCACATGAACAACAAAGCCGGAGTGTTCTATTTTATCCCTTGCCGCCCTGCTTCCGCGAAAAACAAACGCGCACTCCTGCCCGTATTCGTCACGCAGGCTGTGTGCCAGGGCAAGGCAGCGGCCCACGTGGCCGAATCCACGTTCCGGCGATCCTTCACAGAAGAAAAGGAGCCCGGTCATAATTCGAATGCCGCGTATATTTTTTCGGCTATGCGCCAGTCTTCAGGGGTATCGATGTCCACGACCATGTGCCGGGGCAGAAAATAGGGCAGGGCCAGAGAGTATTCCCGGTCCGGCGGCAGGTCGGTAAGCTCATGCCAGTAAAACTGTGCGGCATCATGAAAAAATACCGGCAGGTCCTGTGATCTGCTCTGGCTGTATTCGGGAAAGGCGTATTCCACGCCGCCTTGCTCATTGTGCTTGAAGGCGCGCAGTACCGGGTAGGGAAATTCCGTGACGCCGAGCACGCAGTTCGCCCTTTTTTCGCGCATGAGTTCGTATCCGCCCCGGATATTTCCCGGGGTGACAAAGGGGTTGGCGTAGAACTGACAATACCGTTCGACCTCGCCCCAGTTGGACCTTATCCAGTTCAGGGCATGGTCCACCACCGGCTGGGTGGCCACAAAATCATCCGCCAGTTCCGCCGGGCGCATGAACGGGGTTTCCGCACCGTAGCTGCGCGAGACTTCGGCGTATTCCTCGCTGTCCGTGCTGACGATGATGTGATCAAAGAAGCCGCTTTCGCGGGCGGCCTCGATGGCGTATGCGATAAGCGGCTTTCCCAGAAACGGTTTTATGTTTTTTCCGGGGATGCGTTTACTGCCTCCCCGTGCCGGTATGATTGCAATCTGCATTGATTAAGAGTCCGGGTTGTAAGTTTTGTTACTGATCCGCTCGCAGGAAGGTTTTCTGTGCGGAAACCCAGTCCTCTTCGAAATCAACTTCGATACAGGCGTGGTCGATGATATCGACCGGTCTGATTTTCGCCCCTTCCTGAATGATGAATTCCAGACCCTTTTCAAAGTAGTCCTGATCTTCGCAGCGGCGCAGTGCTTCGGTGAACGCGGGCAGGTCCTTGCGGCGGATCATGTTGATTCCCACGGCCTCGCCCTCTGCCTCGACCACTTCCTTGGAAATTTCGGTTATGTAGCCGTCGGCATCAAGCCTGTACTTGACCTCTTCCTCTCCGCAGGACTTGCGGTCCACGCAGACCAGGCTGTCTTCCTTCTGTGCCAGGAAGTTCTTCAGCACGTTCTTTTCGAAAACCACGTCCCCGTTGAGCCAGAGAATGTCGTCATCAAGGCTTTCAACCGCCTTGAGCAGGCTCTTGGAGGTGTTGGTGATGTAGTAGTCGGGGTTGTACTTGTAATAGACTTCGGGAAACTGTTCCATGATCAGGGTCATTTTGAAGCCGACCACGACAATAATTTCCCTGACCCCCAGTTCGCGCATGATTCTGATCTGGCGTCCGAGGATGGTTTCACCGTAGGGCAGTACGGACAGTGACTTGGGAAAAGGACGGCTGAGCCTGCTGCCGATTCCTGCTGCAAGGATGATTGCTTTCATGATCTGTCCCCTTTTTGGCGGTTAAAGGTAATTGGAAACAATATATTCACCCAGCCTCCGGGCGGACCGTCCGTCCGCGTTGCCGAATGACAGTTCTCTCAGTTTCCGGCGTTCATCTGCGTATTCATCCCTATTATTTATCACAATCTCATCCAGAGCGGTATAAAGATCGTCTTCAACGGTTACTTTTTTTCCGGGAGTCATGGATTCGAAATCGAACAGAAGCTCCCTGTTGCGGGTTACGTAATCCTCAAGATCGTAGGCATAGAAAAT
This window harbors:
- a CDS encoding acylneuraminate cytidylyltransferase; this encodes MTGLLFFCEGSPERGFGHVGRCLALAHSLRDEYGQECAFVFRGSRAARDKIEHSGFVVHVVADFNGWEFTGEPAAILDLLIPLDNVFFDRAKKSGAMLATLDDPTDNRIRCELAFYPPVPQVDELDWSGFRGKIFKGWQYIPLRNEFSGCCKTDKTQTTPQLLITMGGSDPHGLTVKTLEALRELETPWSAKVIAGPMCKNLDKIDEMRQELGSRVELLSNVKMMAELMQGCDLAVASFGMTAYELAACAVPQLLLSITEDHARSASALHQSGAAISLGKFDRVSIGKLTEMMRKLISDIPLRREMSAKAKALGIGNGASNIASVILEKLKQ
- the pseF gene encoding pseudaminic acid cytidylyltransferase, with protein sequence MQIAIIPARGGSKRIPGKNIKPFLGKPLIAYAIEAARESGFFDHIIVSTDSEEYAEVSRSYGAETPFMRPAELADDFVATQPVVDHALNWIRSNWGEVERYCQFYANPFVTPGNIRGGYELMREKRANCVLGVTEFPYPVLRAFKHNEQGGVEYAFPEYSQSRSQDLPVFFHDAAQFYWHELTDLPPDREYSLALPYFLPRHMVVDIDTPEDWRIAEKIYAAFEL
- a CDS encoding phosphocholine cytidylyltransferase family protein, whose protein sequence is MKAIILAAGIGSRLSRPFPKSLSVLPYGETILGRQIRIMRELGVREIIVVVGFKMTLIMEQFPEVYYKYNPDYYITNTSKSLLKAVESLDDDILWLNGDVVFEKNVLKNFLAQKEDSLVCVDRKSCGEEEVKYRLDADGYITEISKEVVEAEGEAVGINMIRRKDLPAFTEALRRCEDQDYFEKGLEFIIQEGAKIRPVDIIDHACIEVDFEEDWVSAQKTFLRADQ